The Fusarium keratoplasticum isolate Fu6.1 chromosome 8, whole genome shotgun sequence genome includes a region encoding these proteins:
- a CDS encoding AAA-16 domain-containing protein, whose protein sequence is MTNWKELGEVPDSEEEDGFESQELPSLPEPPPANTTSERENEDEKEEPIEGNTQKEQEQDIWDVPDSSQGQNHLAPAAKMPSRIPDTTPRPDDAVDLISDPVSPLSSPLSSIHSDFDLLDIDPLSLEHPAIDADSHPPNDVQISRSYVERSSPPPRLVVSQEPARPLSSLPQVDDNSPPMQSQELGLDDERETVRQTAVRYERSLRPRKPIQERPYAIEMSYYSNILKKHGVRPLRLAIEGEKRRRQQAEEASQDKDFEDDSQESQLPDVSDESQLKGLEDFLDGLGSLNIPSPSPPKTSPLNDRAGPSSQASSTGDTENTSLAGDDLPSLKDLLRRPPISVTKQRAKRKSSPLRSSTRKRKRYDVVDSDPLEPASALRLVPGTTDSPAAQRSSRRSGEDPQHDVQPPTSLPADQPSQQPSTRLFRRPALLIPSDSEDELAQPDTSVQPDDEDSVSETESKSGSESGSELVNTVGRRIRGVLPASWLRLDQQAGRDRIQKPTHSRPVHHSPEREIRRGVAQRRIASPHTSTAPQIFFEDSDDEAPAPLPETTDDVFHNQTRLVLEEEPMVLVPEELSDDRASVVEDDHIDPMFTGRKRQLKLSESFRGSQKRPKTTPTQRKRVPPRGPHQPRITSMFPGSQDSSLPATELVKKKYRQPTSRKASKHGKKRTGKHGGRPPAPRLSILDVVEPNAPRFLKIAARSATRRQDMGRSSPGSKVIQLATREDHVDAVSVLNNWRAGSIPQRPSVTAARKAKKAKPRAPKQPLRETSGNGSSTSRRMPMLSAGPSRRLVKQVSQAGSVRYQTDNTAPQPRTKQQPRTNANLTRSGSGVARPAQLEMDETDQSSSFAFRTTKRRLDQLYRKQRGDLSASSILTFDNAPDTYYPASPPPEDNPVPLRVVEEPPPDHNRSRFRKRTKPQRIDVEAPQFSRANDPIPVETVPIPEPIQPVEVDGEKLRGLGPYGTHYTHHFETFPLDSRVYFHESTLIGSGVFESVFSHHEHLSELRSRISFNFGDQVLRWGPWDAQVSSELGVLLDSIADQLERITIEGDPPDSTFVLGAARFILKFMMESLSLTEQSSAKSFGCRTLEVFGGFNSRIKALLGRHDGTTQPQYSLIASVYDKLILYVLLALKLCQNDASLVGEQFQMEDLLKDLSKTAISSLTINGTDQVRQAYTDLGNSRVRDRGLRDDMPVVHSWVTVMKALEQARIPRSSFWDVMYSVMATPEAVTSIDASDHERLWKNMFALLPLTEFNDKGILIAGSRHDSAVDGWALPQKLLKKVFQVYKDNPRQLPSFNNYCRALVGRCHYLVQQWGWRKCVAVIGVIFDFFGSQNLAHLRNEEVYQSPKFLEELGGRPSLAVEKSDKCFHIFLKLVALSIKKLSEIRSLNDIRNLIARTMPNHNRQLLKEQTIHERDLAALRNHHDLLCTLFWASPPDLRPGAHLIERLVAPATSHKEACLINLRAWNQLARFIISSGEATTSFKPFIQWRNTFFQAMMAQFDSVQSDMQQQFLALSKDSSKAVSRDMLDAMVAMNRAAVMDVLHLSVTASLDVMRHAPNLEAATFALNTLQLQQVFKHFGTSPSQLDWSILQASLATLEIFLSRVDEFKDDEESQQSESQILNSAQADDAILVLDHDLSSSYFSMARCILSAREEGQLSYNAAIEKSQCTEQAITLSARLAVRFINGGLLRLSDMFKYGKYGLFEDAPASISLEQRRSLVLFMTTLLKYGFDDFSEAGFTLSDVWALSIVKPRRYLAYENQFAEELRRQQKDFVPEAVTGLAINPDYNTNRDLFEFMISWMRRSLRDAGPALRKIILSEHSKTLKSVMQRIKGDLRTVVQDTSEHHDYVVFIRDIISLIRAHGSEICTVDDFFYQISKEYSPSVQDPQLQVAGMMSYGLRLGEGDTRVVHQLFFFLFNNFKMSLINDKLRDEVVLLRKGMENPGIMSFILSKMVPAMIHAAVAESSAYPMIDVYVEALRVLLTQNALPHVLAEADTPHLLVTLQAFVGCLNQLGQNSGPLEAERIHLIAQLLSMSNYIWPSIRGLSLSQPTCESWEDITLLLKEARSGFARAESYILETMELEDYSLDAGLLLSGLRRPTTRAPQVDEHVKSFADNIVNDVRRNWVTTGTKITIQAPGKGRGFPSTQSGQGTPAPVWQDWVLVKDLYERVRTWNHWWDEVFGEESTTTLLHPDAAPCRNLVVHGATATGKSAIVTQLVSQLVTHVNADAQSGGLQAAVVNSVQCITGRHLFERIVGEVARVLEWEDVPRRCETLAQLTVEMVKMVGYPERDPRWRFVLVLDAIDGQRDAPPTLLPALARLSEIIPRLTCVFIVTSPPAGFLRSPTSAHLNFPPYAKAEFVRILSLTPPSSILGHSQQETSDLWTRFCAAVHDSLTKSASRTLPSFRHSCHALWPRFTAPILAGTHTPKEFSKLLIAGRVHFQDESLLNPSIVSVRPKDKPADAITTTRPSASATEITNLLPTTARLLLLAAYLASHNATRHDLTLFSTYNHGRKRRRGGIVARGPSRTKHRKIARKLLGAHAFVLERMMAIFTAVRTEWADGTAVGAAGLDCDVGMAISTLASLRLLTRVGGAGDVMDRGGKWRINVAWEVIRGIGRSIGVEVEEWLID, encoded by the exons ATGACCAACTGGAAGGAACTGGGAGAAGTCCCAGAttctgaggaagaggatggatTCGAGAGCCAGGAATTGCCGTCCCTGCCTGAGCCCCCCCCTGCGAATACGACCAGCGAAAGAGAAAATGAGGACGAAAAGGAAGAACCTATAGAAGGAAACACGCAGAAAGAGCAGGAACAGGACATCTGGGATGTTCCCGACTCCTCCCAAGGGCAGAATCACCTTGCTCCTGCGGCAAAGATGCCTTCACGGATCCCCGATACGACGCCAAGACCAGACGATGCAGTCGACTTGATCTCTGATCCAGTATCCCCACTGTCTTCGCCTCTATCGTCCATACACTCCGATTTCGACCTGCTTGATATCGACCCTCTCAGCCTTGAACACCCAGCGATAGATGCCGATTCTCACCCCCCGAATGACGTCCAAATATCGAGAAGCTATGTCGAGCGTTCATCACCACCCCCTCGACTTGTCGTCAGTCAGGAGCCTGCCCGCCCATTGTCCTCGTTGCCCCAAGTGGATGACAACTCTCCCCCTATGCAAAGCCAGGAActgggccttgacgatgaaCGTGAGACGGTCCGCCAAACAGCTGTTCGCTACGAGCGTTCTCTTCGCCCCCGGAAACCGATCCAAGAGCGACCCTACGCCATTGAGATGTCATACTACTCCAACATTCTCAAGAAACATGGTGTCCGTCCCCTTAGACTTGCTATCGAAGGAGAGAAGCGACGCCGACAGCAAGCTGAGGAGGCTTCGCAAGACAAGGATTTCGAGGATGACAGTCAGGAGTCACAGCTCCCAGATGTATCTGACGAGAGTCAGCTGAAAGGGCTAGAAGACTTTCTGGATGGCTTGGGTAGTCTCAACATACCTTCACCCTCACCCCCCAAGACGTCACCCCTGAATGACCGCGCCGGGCCTAGTAGCCAGGCGAGCTCGACAGGAGATACCGAGAACACGAGCTTGGCTGGTGACGATCTTCCAAGCCTGAAAGACCTACTAAGGCGCCCCCCAATCTCAGTCACAAAGCAGCGCGCAAAGAGAAAGTCCTCTCCTCTCCGATCATCAACGCGAAAGCGTAAGAGATACGATGTTGTTGACAGCGACCCCCTTGAGCCTGCATCAGCTCTCAGGTTGGTACCAGGGACTACAGACTCTCCTGCTGCACAACGCAGCTCGAGACGAAGTGGCGAGGACCCTCAACACGATGTTCAACCTCCCACATCATTGCCTGCGGACCAGCCCTCACAACAACCTTCCACACGGCTCTTCAGACGGCCTGCCTTGCTCATTCCAAGCGACTCTGAAGATGAACTTGCCCAACCAGACACCAGTGTTCAGCCAGACGACGAAGATTCTGTATCCGAGACGGAATCTAAGAGCGGCTCCGAGAGCGGCTCAGAACTCGTGAACACCGTGGGACGCCGAATCAGGGGCGTTCTTCCCGCATCATGGCTTCGACTGGATCAGCAAGCTGGCCGTGACAGAATTCAGAAGCCAACCCACAGTCGCCCGGTCCACCATTCTCCGGAGCGAGAGATTCGGCGTGGTGTGGCACAGAGGCGAATCGCCTCACCGCATACTTCCACAGCCCCCCAAATCTTCTTTGAAGATTCTGACGACGAAGCTCCTGCTCCACTACCAGAAACCACCGATGATGTATTTCACAACCAAACACGGctcgttcttgaggaggagccGATGGTCCTGGTTCCAGAGGAACTATCTGACGATAGAGCCTCCGTGGTAGAGGACGACCACATTGACCCCATGTTCACTGGAAGGAAACGACAGCTGAAGCTCTCAGAATCCTTTCGTGGATCCCAAAAACGACCcaagacaacaccaacacaacGAAAGCGTGTTCCACCAAGAGGCCCCCATCAACCCAGAATTACTAGCATGTTTCCTGGATCACAGGACAGTTCTCTGCCTGCAACTGAGCTTGTGAAGAAGAAGTATCGCCAGCCCACATCACGCAAAGCGTCGAAGCATGGAAAGAAACGGACAGGGAAACATGGAGGCAGGCCGCCTGCTCCCCGACTCAGCATTCTTGATGTGGTTGAGCCCAACGCTCCTCGTTTCCTCAAGATCGCCGCTCGGTCTGCAACTCGACGTCAGGACATGGGCAGGTCCAGTCCAGGCAGCAAGGTTATCCAACTGGCCACCAGAGAGGATCATGTCGACGCCGTGTCTGTCTTGAACAATTGGAGGGCAGGCTCTATCCCTCAGCGCCCATCAGTCACCGCTGCCCGgaaagccaagaaggcaaaACCGAGGGCACCGAAACAACCTCTCCGTGAAACATCTGGAAATggctcttcaacttcaaggcGAATGCCTATGCTCTCTGCAGGGCCATCTCGCCGCCTGGTAAAACAGGTCAGCCAGGCCGGGTCGGTGAGATACCAGACTGACAACACGGCGCCGCAACCTCGAACGAAGCAGCAACCACGCACCAATGCCAACCTTACTCGAAGTGGTTCTGGTGTCGCACGGCCGGCTCAACTGGAAATGGACGAAACAGACCAGTCAAGCAGCTTTGCCTTCCGAACAACCAAGAGACGTCTTGACCAACTGTATCGAAAGCAGCGTGGCGACCTTTCGGCTTCCAGCATCTTGACATTCGACAATGCCCCAGATACCTACTATCCTGCGAGCCCGCCACCTGAAGATAACCCAGTGCCACTCCGTGTTGTCGAGGAGCCACCTCCTGATCATAACAGGTCACGCTTCCGGAAGAGGACAAAGCCCCAACGCATTGATGTTGAAGCACCCCAATTCAGTCGTGCGAATGATCCTATTCCGGTTGAGACCGTCCCAATCCCCGAGCCTATCCAGCCAGTCGAGGTAGATGGAGAGAAGCTTCGGGGTCTGGGGCCATATGGCACCCATTACACTCATCACTTCGAGACCTTTCCCTTGGATTCTCGCGTCTACTTCCATGAGTCAACGTTGATTGGAAGTGGTGTTTTTGAGTCAGTGTTCAGCCATCACGAACATCTGAGTGAGCTCCGATCACGGATATCATTCAACTTTGGCGACCAGGTCCTCCGATGGGGTCCTTGGGATGCCCAAGTGTCCTCGGAGCTCGGTGTTCTTCTCGACTCGATCGCTGATCAGCTGGAGCGTATCACAATAGAAGGAGACCCCCCAGACTCTACGTTCGTTCTAGGCGCGGCCCGATTCATCTTGAAATTCATGATGGAGTCGCTTAGCCTCACTGAACAATCAAGTGCCAAATCATTTGGCTGCCGAACACTCGAGGTGTTTGGTGGATTCAACAGCCGCATCAAAGCCCTCCTGGGGCGTCATGATGGCACCACACAACCTCAATATTCTCTAATTGCAAGCGTCTATGATAAATTGATCTTGTATGTCCTCCTGGCTCTGAAACTTTGTCAGAACGACGCATCTTTGGTGGGCGAGCAATTTCAAATGGAGGATTTGCTCAAGGACTTGTCCAAAACCGCCATCTCGTCGCTCACCATAAATGGTACGGACCAAGTCAGGCAAGCATACACTGATCTTGGAAATTCCCGGGTACGAGATCGAGGTTTGAGGGACGACATGCCAGTTGTTCATTCCTGGGTCACAGTCATGAAGGCGCTCGAGCAAGCTCGGATTCCTCGGTCGTCCTTCTGGGACGTCATGTATTCTGTCATGGCCACCCCTGAGGCTGTCACAAGTATCGACGCAAGCGATCATGAGCGTCTCTGGAAGAATATGTTTGCCCTGCTCCCACTCACAGAGTTCAATGACAAGGGCATCCTCATTGCTGGCAGCAGGCATGATTCCGCTGTTGACGGCTGGGCACTCCCCCAGAAGCTGCTGAAAAAGGTTTTCCAGGTCTACAAGGACAATCCTCGCCAGTTGCCCAGCTTCAACAACTACTGTCGTGCTTTAGTTGGACGCTGCCACTATCTCGTTCAGCAATGGGGCTGGCGCAAGTGCGTGGCGGTGATAGGAGTTATCTTTGACTTCTTTGGGTCGCAGAATCTCGCCCATCTTCGCAATGAAGAGGTATATCAGTCTCCAAAATTTTTGGAAGAGTTGGGCGGCAGACCTTCGTTGGCAGTTGAAAAGTCGGACAAATGCTTCCATATCTTCTTGAAGCTCGTTGCGCTAAGCATCAAGAAGTTGAGTGAAATCCGGTCACTCAACGACATCCGCAACTTGATCGCCCGCACGATGCCGAACCACAACCGCCAACTCCTCAAGGAACAGACAATTCACGAACGCGACCTGGCTGCTCTGAGGAATCATCACGACCTCCTCTGCACTCTATTTTGGGCCTCCCCACCTGACCTTCGGCCAGGCGCTCACTTGATTGAGCGGCTTGTGGCCCCCGCAACCTCTCACAAAGAGGCGTGCCTGATCAACCTACGGGCCTGGAACCAGCTGGCGAGGTTCATCATATCATCTGGAGAAGCAACGACCTCATTCAAGCCATTTATTCAGTGGCGGAATaccttcttccaggccatgatggcgcaGTTTGATTCGGTGCAGTCGGACATGCAGCAGCaattcttggccttgtctaAGGATTCAAGCAAAGCAGTCAGTCGTGATATGCTTGATGCCATGGTGGCGATGAATAGGGCAGCCGTGATGGATGTGCTCCATCTCTCTGTGACGGCCTCTTTGGATGTCATGAGACATGCTCCAAATCTGGAGGCTGCCACCTTTGCCCTGAACACGCTCCAACTGCAGCAAGTATTCAAACACTTTGGCACCTCCCCTTCTCAACTGGACTGGTCTATTCTCCAAGCCTCGCTGGCCACTCTGGAGATTTTCCTGTCTCGTgtcgacgagttcaaggatgatgaggaaagCCAACAGAGTGAGAGTCAGATCCTGAACTCGGCACAGGCGgacgatgccatcctggTACTCGACCATGACCTGTCGAGCAGCTACTTTTCAATGGCAAGATGCATCCTCTCTGCTCGTGAAGAGGGCCAATTGTCCTACAATGCGGCCATTGAAAAATCGCAGTGTACCGAGCAGGCCATTACTCTATCAGCAAGACTTGCAGTGCGGTTCATCAATGGCGGCCTTCTACGGCTTTCAGACATGTTCAAGTATGGAAAGTATGGTCTATTTGAAGATGCGCCGGCTAGTATTAGTCTCGAGCAACGGCGATCACTGGTCTTGTTTATGACAACTCTCCTCAAGTATGGCTTTGATGATTTCAGCGAAGCTGGCTTCACACTGTCAGATGTCTGGGCACTGTCGATTGTCAAACCGCGGCGGTACCTGGCATACGAGAACCAGTTTGCGGAAGAGCTCCGGCGGCAGCAGAAAGACTTTGTTCCAGAAGCAGTTACCGGACTTGCCATTAACCCCGATTACAACACCAACCGGGACCTGTTCGAGTTCATGATATCCTGGATGCGCAGGTCTCTGCGGGATGCTGGGCCGGCGCTCAGGAAGATCATCCTTTCGGAGCACTCTAAAACGCTAAAGTCAGTGATGCAGCGAATCAAGGGGGACTTGCGAACGGTGGTGCAGGATACATCGGAACATCATGATTATGTGGTTTTCATCCGAgacatcatctccctcatcagGGCTCACGGATCTGAGATTTGCACAGTTGACGACTTCTTCTACCAGATCAGCAAAGAGTATTCACCCTCGGTTCAAGATCCCCAGCTTCAGGTGGCTGGTATGATGTCTTATGGGCTTCGACTGGGCGAGGGTGACACAAGGGTCGTTCAccaactcttcttcttcctcttcaacaacttcaaGATGTCCTTGATCAATGACAAGCTGCGAGACGAGGTTGTGCTGCTGCGCAAGGGGATGGAGAACCCGGGTATCATGTCGTTCATACTGAGCAAGATGGTGCCAGCCATGATACATGCAGCGGTTGCTGAGAGTTCAGCTTATCCGATGATTGATGTTTATGTGGAGGCACTCCGAGTACTGTTGACTCAGAATGCTCTTCCCCACGTACTGGCTGAAGCTGACACGCCTCATCTACTCGTTACGTTGCAGGCTTTTGTCGGTTGTCTGAATCAACTTGGGCAAAACAGCGGGCCACTGGAAGCTGAGAGGATACACTTGATTGCACAGTTGCTATCAATGTCGAACTACATCTGGCCGTCCATTCGAGGCCTGTCTTTATCGCAACCAACTTGCGAGTCTTGGGAGGATATCACTCTGTTGCTCAAGGAGGCAAGGTCTGGATTCGCCAGAGCCGAGTCATACATATTGGAGACGATGGAACTTGAGGACTACTCGCTCGACGCAGGGCTCCTTCTTTCAGGTCTCCGAAGACCGACAACGAGGGCGCCCCAAGTTGATGAACATGTCAAGAGTTTCGCCGACAACATTGTTAATGACGTGCGAAGGAACTGGGTTACAACGGGAACCAAGATCACTATTCAGGCCCCTGGAAAAGGACGAGGGTTTCCTTCGACACAGTCGGGGCAGGGGACACCTGCACCGGTGTGGCAGGACTGGGTATTGGTGAAGGACTTGTACGAGCGGGTGAGAACATGGAACCACTGGTGGGATGAAGTGTTTGGGGAAGAGTCGACGA CAACGCTCCTCCAT CCCGATGCAGCTCCCTGTAGAAACCTCGTCGTCCACGGTGCAACAGCAACAGGCAAATCCGCCATCGTGACCCAGCTCGTCTCCCAACTCGTCACACACGTCAACGCAGACGCCCAGTCGGGCGGTCTTCAGGCCGCCGTGGTCAACTCTGTGCAGTGCATCACGGGGCGGCACCTATTTGAGCGCATCGTCGGGGAGGTGGCGAGGGTGCTCGAGTGGGAGGATGTGCCGCGGCGGTGCGAGACGCTGGCGCAGTTGACGGTtgagatggtcaagatggtTGGGTATCCTGAGAGGGATCCTAGGTGGAGgtttgtgttggtgttggatgCTATTGATGGGCAGAGGGATGCGCCGCCTACGCTGCTACCGGCTCTGGCACGGTTGTCCGAGATT ATCCCTCGCCTTACCtgcgtcttcatcgtcacGTCTCCTCCCGCAGGCTTCCTACGATCACCTACATCAGCACATCTCAACTTCCCTCCCTACGCCAAAGCCGAATTCGTTCGAATCCTCTCCCTCACACCACCAAGTTCCATTCTGGGGCACTCACAGCAAGAGACGTCAGATCTCTGGACACGCTTCTGCGCTGCCGTTCACGACTCTCTAACGAAATCGGCCTCCCGAACGCTTCCCTCCTTCCGCCACAGCTGCCATGCTCTCTGGCCGCGGTTCACAGCGCCGATTCTGGCGGGCACGCACACGCCCAAGGAGTTTTCCAAGCTGCTCATCGCGGGCAGGGTGCACTTCCAGGACGAGTCTCTCCTGAACCCGAGTATCGTCTCGGTTAGGCCGAAGGATAAGCCTGCCGACGCTATTACGACTACGAGACCCTCGGCTTCGGCTACAGAAATCACAAATCTCCTCCCTACTACGGCACGTCTCCTTCTACTCGCCGCCTACCTCGCCTCCCACAACGCTACTCGCCACGATCTTACGCTCTTCTCTACATATAATCATGGGCGAAAGCGACGGCGTGGCGGTATCGTTGCAAGGGGCCCCTCTCGTACCAAGCACCGCAAGATTGCACGAAAACTACTCGGCGCCCATGCCTTTGTCTTGGAACGCATGATGGCCATCTTTACAGCTGTGAGAACTGAGTGGGCAGACGGCACAGCGGTGGGCGCTGCTGGCCTGGATTGTGATGTGGGCATGGCCATCTCAACGCTCGCAAGTCTACGATTACTGACCCGCGTGGGTGGCGCTGGAGATGTCATGGATCGCGGTGGCAAGTGGAGGATCAATGTCGCATGGGAAGTGATACGAGGCATAGGGAGGAGCATAGGggttgaggtggaggagTGGCTGATAGATTAA
- a CDS encoding PSP domain-containing protein, translating into MAAPKMTKNQMRRAKKKEQKKAQAEAAATKTEEPTDDSKPEEDESTTESASDLQVKDKPESEAAPVDALILDDSLEEDPVFAMYKDIFSKFGASMDEDEVAKEANAGNQGTVFFDDDDDIPDEDEESAQPKMSKKKRKQLNKLSIAELKALVKIPEVVEWQDVSSSDPRLLVQIKAQRNVVPVPTHWSLKREYLSSKRGIEKPPFRLPTFIAETGITEMRDAVLEKQAEQSLKQKQRERVAPKMGKLDIDYQKLYDAFFRFQTKPELTRFGEVYYEGKETEVDYQHFRPGDLSENTKEALGMPPGAPPPWLINQQRFGPPPSYPTLKIPGLNAPPPSGGSWGFHPGGWGKPPVDEFNRPLFGGDVFGLTGQSGGQGQSGAQAAAAAGEPVERTLWGELQPREEESEEEEESDEEEEEEEEEDTAGGLETPSGLETPGGYASTVQPDYGQGVETSIAGEMDLRKERRGYDTEESSTPRSAYTILPERQVRAEGFFGSDRVYDLKQAQRSGMPVLGADDDSRKRKKPGDIDVALDVDSLHQNDGISKDDLRRKFDEGKKEEGIGAKWAYDDDLSEMIAQESRKRQKTEAERNEKRREGRRY; encoded by the exons ATGGCGGCCCCAAAGATGACCAAGAACCAGATGCGGagggcaaagaagaaggaacaGAAGAAGGCGCAAGCAGAG GCTGCCGCTACCAAGACCGAAGAGCCCACCGATGACTCCAAGCCGGAAGAGGATGAATCCACCACCGAATCCGCGTCAGATCTCCAAGTCAAGGACAAACCCGAGTCCGAAGCCGCCCCTGTCGATGCTCTGATTCTTGACGATAGTCTGGAGGAGGACCCGGTCTTTGCGATGTACAAGGACATTTTCAGCAAGTTCGGCGCGTCTatggacgaagatgaggttgccaaggaggccaatGCTGGAAACCAAGGGACCGTGTTtttcgacgacgacgacgatatccccgacgaagacgaggagtcCGCCCAGCCCAAGatgtccaagaagaagaggaagcagctcaacaagctcTCTAtcgccgagctcaaggccttgGTCAAGATCCCCGAGGTGGTGGAGTGGCAAGATGTTTCCTCATCGGATCCCCGCCTGCTCGTCCAGATCAAGGCTCAGCGAAACGTGGTACCGGTCCCAACCCACTGGTCCCTGAAGCGAGAATACCTCTCCTCCAAGAGGGGTATCGAGAAGCCGCCCTTCCGTCTCCCTACCTTCATTGCCGAGACCGGAATCACCGAGATGCGCGACGCTGtcctcgagaagcaagcCGAGCAGTCGttgaagcagaagcagcgcGAACGTGTCGCCCCCAAGATGGGGAAGCTCGACATTGACTACCAGAAGCTCTACGACGCCTTCTTCCGCTTCCAGACCAAGCCTGAGTTGACGCGATTTGGTGAGGTGTACtacgagggcaaggagacgGAGGTCGATTATCAACATTTCCGCCCTGGTGACCTGAGTGAAAACACAAAGGAAGCCCTGGGAATGCCTCCTGGCGCGCCACCACCCTGGCTTATCAACCAACAAAGATTtggccctcctccttcctATCCTACGCTAAAAATCCCCGGTCTGAATGCGCCACCACCCTCAGGAGGTTCATGGGGCTTCCACCCCGGCGGCTGGGGCAAACCACCAGTTGACGAGTTCAACCGCCCCCTGTTCGGTGGTGACGTGTTTGGCCTCACTGGTCAGAGCGGCGGACAGGGCCAGTCAGGGGCTCAagcagctgctgctgccggtGAGCCTGTTGAGCGCACCCTCTGGGGTGAGCTACAACCCCGTGAAGAAGAgtccgaggaagaggaggagtcagacgaagaagaggaggaagaggaagaggaggacacAGCAGGTGGCTTGGAGACACCGAGTGGCCTTGAGACTCCTGGTGGTTATGCCAGCACAGTACAGCCTGACTACGGCCAAGGAGTTGAGACATCTATTGCCGGAGAAATGGATCTCCGTAAGGAGCGCCGCGGTTACGACACAGAGGAGTCGAGCACGCCCCGGTCAGCCTACACCATTCTGCCCGAGCGCCAAGTCCGCGCTGAAGGCTTCTTCGGTAGTGACCGTGTCTATGACCTCAAGCAGGCGCAACGATCTGGCATGCCGGTTCTGGGTGCTGATGACGACTCCCGCAAACGCAAGAAGCCTGGTGACATCGACGTGGCTCTCGACGTGGACTCACTACACCAGAATGACGGCATCAGCAAGGATGACCTGCGGCGCAAGTTcgacgagggcaagaaggaggagggtatcGGTGCCAAGTGGGCGTACGACGATGACTTGAGCGAGATGATCGCCCAAGAGAGTCGCAAGAGGCAGAAGACGGAGGCGGAGCGGaacgagaagagaagggaaggCAGGAGATATTAA